A part of Kitasatospora acidiphila genomic DNA contains:
- a CDS encoding ABC transporter substrate-binding protein, which yields MNSILSVRLRRNLIIAPAVLGLALVSACSNSSGGGGGGGPTTLAGDCAKFQPYAGHSGTKVTMFASITSPESDSLEKSWADFSKCTGIQISYEGSNDFESQLPVRVDGGNAPDLAVIPQPGLLAQMVKTGKVVKPSARTEANENQWSPIWKTYGSVNGTFYAAPMSANMKSLVWYSPKAFKQAGYDVPKTWVDLMALSDKMAKAGTNGSKPWCGGISSGTATGWPATDWLEEVVLGGQGGDVYDQWVSHKIKFSDPQIQQSMQTVANWMQNPAWVNGASAA from the coding sequence GTGAACAGCATCTTGAGTGTCCGGCTTCGTAGGAATCTGATCATCGCCCCCGCGGTACTCGGCCTGGCCCTGGTGTCGGCCTGCTCCAACAGCTCGGGCGGCGGAGGCGGCGGCGGTCCCACCACGCTCGCCGGGGACTGTGCCAAGTTCCAGCCCTACGCGGGGCATTCGGGCACCAAGGTGACGATGTTCGCGTCGATCACGAGTCCGGAGTCGGACTCGCTGGAGAAGTCCTGGGCGGACTTCAGCAAGTGCACCGGGATCCAGATCTCCTACGAGGGCTCCAACGACTTCGAGTCCCAGCTGCCGGTGCGGGTCGACGGTGGCAACGCGCCCGACCTGGCGGTCATCCCGCAGCCCGGCCTGCTGGCCCAGATGGTCAAGACCGGCAAAGTGGTCAAGCCGTCGGCCCGTACCGAGGCCAATGAGAACCAGTGGAGCCCGATCTGGAAGACCTACGGCTCCGTCAACGGGACGTTCTACGCGGCCCCGATGAGTGCCAACATGAAGTCCCTGGTCTGGTACTCGCCCAAGGCCTTCAAGCAGGCCGGCTACGACGTTCCGAAGACCTGGGTCGATCTGATGGCGCTCAGCGACAAGATGGCCAAGGCCGGCACCAACGGCAGCAAGCCGTGGTGCGGCGGCATCAGTTCGGGCACAGCGACCGGCTGGCCGGCCACCGACTGGCTGGAGGAGGTGGTGCTCGGCGGCCAGGGCGGTGACGTCTACGACCAGTGGGTCAGCCACAAGATCAAGTTCAGCGACCCGCAGATCCAGCAGTCCATGCAGACCGTGGCGAACTGGATGCAGAACCCGGCCTGGGTCAACGGGGCATCGGCGGCGTGA